The sequence below is a genomic window from Salinispira pacifica.
AGAATTCTCCATCAGCCATGAAGGCAATGAACCCTTCTATGTGGATGAAGGACGGCTGATCAGAGCCATTGTAAACCTGTGCGACAATGCCCGGAAAGCCATGCCCCGGGGCGGTACACTGTCCATCCACGGTCAGGTGGATGAAGAGAATATCAGTATCAGCATTGAGGATAATGGACTGGGAATGGATAAGGATGTATTGGCTCACATCTTCGAACCCTTTTATTCCTCCTCACAGGGCGGAGGAACAGGTCTGGGGATGGTGAGCGTCAAAACAATTATTGAGGCCCACAGAGGCGTCGTACAGATCAACAGCCGGGTGAATAAAGGGACTACTGTGAGCCTGGTTATCCCCCGTACCCAGGTACTGCCCGAGTGAAATTTTCCCTCACCTGATCACACAGCTGTGCTACAGGCACTCCTCTCAACCGTGAAAAGAACTCATACACATGCTGAACATTCGCCGGCCGGTTGGGTTTCCCGCGATGGGGCACCGGAGTCAGAAAGGGCGAATCAGTTTCAAATAAAACCCGATCCAACGGTACCATGGAGGCTGCCTCCTGGATTTCCTTGGCCTTTTTAAAGGTAAGATTCCCCGCAAAGCTGATATACATGCCCAAATCGAGAAATTTCTTCATTGTGTGCTGATCTGAAGAAAAGCAATGCATAATTCCTTCTGTTGGACGGGACTTCAAAACTCTGAGAATGGCATCGTCTGCTTCCCTGTTGTGAATTACCACCGGCAGTTCTGCCTTCCCTGCCAGCTCCAGTTGGGCATGGAAAAGCTCCGCTTGCATTTCTTCCGATCCATAATCCCAGTGAAAATCCATGCCGATTTCCCCAAGGGCCCAAAGCAGGGGATCATTTTTCCTGCTGTGAAGCTCCTCCTCCAGGCGCTTGAGAAGAACAGATCGATCTGGATCCGTTGAAAAGCTGGGGTACAATCCGATGCTGTATCCGAACCCCGGCTGCTCCGCGCAGTAATTCCGCCTCCGGTCGATCTGCTCAAGATCCACTGCAATATCCATTCCGCCCCGTAGACCCGAATCAAAAGCATCTGGCACCACGGTGGAAGGATCAAAACCCCGGTTCTCAGACTGTAGAATATGAAAATGGCTGTCTATAAAATGCAATAATGTACGCCCCTTTGTGCCTGTTTCCTGCACAGGCGCCAGTATATCAAATGCTTGACCACTTATGAAATGCTATAGTACTATCTGCCAGATCTCGCCGGAGTGGTGGAATTGGTAGACACAGGGGACTTAAAATCCCCCGGCTATAACATAGCTGTACGGGTTCAAGTCCCGTCTCCGGTATATAAGAAGGCTGAGCAACGAAGTTGTTCAGCCTTCTTATAATTTAAAGGGGACTTGAACCGGAAGAGCGGCCCGACCGGAAAGGGAGGGAAAATCGTCAGGAAGACGATTTAGCGATGGAGGCGGCTGAGAAGGAGGCCACAGGAAGTGGCCGACTGAGGAGAAGTCCCGTCTCCGGTATAAAAGAAGGCTGAGCAACGAAGTTGTTCAGCCTTCTTATAATTTAAAGGGGACTTGAACCGGAAGAGCGGCCCGACCGGAAAGGGAGGGAAAATCGTCAGGAAGACGATTTAGCGATGGAGGCGGCTGAGAAGGAGGCCACAGGAAGTGGCCGACTGAGGAGAAGTCCCGTCTCCGGTATGCATGAAAAAAGATCCCGCAGGGGTCTTTTTTTATGCAATTGTGGAGAAGCGACGGGACTTGAACCGAAGGCCGAGGGAAATTGAACGAAGAGAAATTTTGCGGAGTCCTGCGAAGCAGGAGAATTTACCGACTTCTTCCGGCGGCTTTCTCTGCAAGATTGCGGCATTCGCTGTGACGGAAACAGGTGGTGAGGTGATCGTTTACCATGCCCACCGCCTGCATGAATGCGTACACTATGGTGGGGCCCACAAAACTGAAGCCCCGTTTTTTCAAATCTTTTGAGATTTCTCTGCTCAATGGGGTCTCGGTGGGAATTTCACGTATCACACTGAAATGATTCTGGATGGGCGAGTAGTTGATCCGACCCCAAAGAAAATCGGAGAGCGATTCTCCATCATCCTCCATCTTCACAAATGCTTTGGAGTTGGCTATGATCGATCGTATTTTCAGCTTATTTCTGATGATGCCCGGATTGCTGAGCAATCGGGTGAAATCCTTTTCCCCGTAGTTGATGATTTTTTCCGGATTGAAGTTATCATACGCCCGGTAATAATTCTGCATTTTTTTCAGAATTGTGAGCCAGCTAAGGCCTGCCTGCTGGCCGTCAAGACAGAGCTTGGCGAATAATTCCCTGTCATCGAAGTTGGGTACACCCCAGACAGTATCATGATAGTTCTCATATATTTCTGATCCGGCACACCAGGGACAGCGGTTCGGATCTGGACTGCCTTTTAAAATGCTGGGGTTCATTCGTATCCTTCTCTATGCTGCCAAAGCAGCTATTCCTGCTCCTGTATAAAGGGTACAAAACGGAACCCTTCATACCGCTCGGTGTGCGCCTTACCTGATGGCGAATGGATGATTTTCACTATGGCATTACCAACCGGTATTACCATGATACCAGGAGATGCCAGCTGATTAAGCAACTCATCGGGAATTTGTCCGGCGGAGGCTGATACAAGAATTCTATCGAATTTATTGCCTGGAAGCCCCGGGTTGAAACCGGCTATCTTCATTTTTATTTCTGAAAGGATAGAAGCTGATACACTTGTCTGTCCGCCCAGCTGCTCACTCCATTCCCGGAGATTGGCTCGGGCAAATTCCAGCAGCAGTGCCACCCGGTCCATCCCGAGCACATGCCCGGAGGGCCCGCACAGAAGGCTGAGCAAAGCCGTGGTCCAGCCCGATCCCGATCCCAGGTCAAGAATCCGGTTCCCTTCCTCCACAGCCAGGAGCTGCAGCATGAAAGCTACGGTAAAAGGCTGGCTGTTGGTTTGACCCTGGCCGATTGGGATGGGATGATCGGAGTAAATTTCTCCGGGGCTCAGGCTGCGGGGTACAAAGTACCTTCTGTCCGCCAGCTCAAAGGCCCGGATCAGCCTGGCTGAGAGAGGCCGGTTTTCCGATTCAAGTCTGGCGTAAATCTGCCTGATCAGTTGCCGGTTCGTTCGGGACATATTCCCTCCTTCGGACTTTTACTCCTCCACTGCGGCGAATTTCTTCTTCATCAGTTCGAAGTAGTTGTGGGCTTCCTCTTCACTGATTTCTGTGTCAGGTTCCTTAATATCTATGAGCTTTTCGGGTATTTCCTCGATAAAAGGACTCATGGTCATGCTCATCAGATCCCGCATCACTTTTCGTTGCTGGCAGGATGTAAGATACAGCTTCATTTTCGCACGGGTCAGGGCAACATAAAAGAGCCGCCGCTCTTCCTCCATGTTTTCCTCATAACTTCCGGCATCATTTTCCTCAAGGCTTCTTTGGTGGGGGATGATATTTTCCTCCACCCCGGCAATGAACACTACATCAAATTCCAGACCTTTGGCGGAGTGAATAGTCATGAGGTTCACCTTGCCTTCCTCGCTGTCGTCATCATCCTTTCCCGCCAGGGTAATCCTGTTCAGGTAATTAAAAACGCTGGGACTGAGATTATCCGGATCTTTCTCCCATTGCTCCAGGCTGGAGGTGAACAACTCCACGTTCCTGAGCTTGAACTTGGCAACCCGTTCATTATTAGGGTGTTCACCCACCAGATGTCCCCAGTAGTCAATTTTGGCAATCAGTGCTCTCAGTGATTGAGCAAGATCTTTGCCGCTGAGAAGTTTGGGGCGGAATTCGCTGATCAGTTCAAGAAAGTCCTCGATGTCGGCTCTGGCCCTTTTGCCGATTGGACTGTCGTTGGCCAGCACCAGGGCCTGCATCGCTCCGTAGAGGCTCATGCCCTGACTCTGGGCAAGTTCGGTCATGTGCTCCAGGGTTTTCTTCCCGATTCCCCTTCTGGGAGTGTTCATAATGCGGAGAAGGCTGATGTCGTCATCGGGATTGGCCAGACAACGGAGATAGCTGATCATATCTTTCACTTCCGGCCGCTCGAAAAAGCTGGTTCCTCCGGTGATCCGGTACGGAAGGTTCCGGGCCATGAGCTCTTCTTCTATTCCCCTGGCAAGGGCATTGGTTCGTATAAGAATGGAAATATCATGGTAATGGATCTGTTCTTTGAGATTAAGGGTCTGAATCATGTCACAGATAAACCGGGCTTCAGCGCGTTCGTCCTGGGGCTGGTAGAGTTCAATGGGTTTTCCCCCGTCGCCTCCGGTCCAGAGGGCTTTGATTTTCCGGTTTTTATTGTTTTTAATCAGATGATTGGCGGCATCAAGAATGGTGCCCGTGGAGCGGTAGTTCTGCTCCAGCTTTATCTCCCTGAGTTCGGGGAAATCCCGTTCAAAATTTCTGATATTGTCGAAGTTCGCCCCTCTCCAGGAATAGATTGACTGATCATCGTCGCCCACAACACAGATGTTTCTGCTGCCGTCGGCGAGGAGCTTCATCATTTCATACTGCTGGATGGATGTGTCCTGAAACTCATCAACCATAATGTATTTATACCGTTTCCGGTATTCTTCAAGCACCTGAGGATGCTGCTGGAACAGGTCGATGGGAAGCCGGATGAGGTCGTCGAAATCCAGGGCATTATAGAGTTTTCTGTGACTCTGATATTCCTCATACAGGGGCTGAAGGCTGTCATCAATTTCAGGATCACTCCATTTGGAACGGCGCGTTTTGATCCGGGAGAAGGTGCTCATGCAATGGCCGAAGTCAAGGTACTCCAGACTCCATTTCAGTTCCCGGGCACATTCCTTGATGAGACTTCGCTGATCGTTTGTATCGTAAATACTGAAATTTTCTCTCCACCCCAGCAAAGTGATATGCTTTTTCAGAATCTGCACACCGAAGCTGTGAAAGGTGGATACGGTGAGCTGGGGAAGTTTACGGCCAACCAGTTCCTTGACCCTGCCGGCCATCTCCCTGGCCGCTTTGTTGGTGAAGGTGAGGGCAAGGATTGAACTTTGATTTATGCCCTGATTCAGCATTTCCGTAATTCGGTATGTGATAACCCGGGTCTTGCCTGATCCGGCGCCGGCGATGATGAGCAGAGGGCCTTCCAGATTGGTGGCCGCCTCATACTGCTCGGGGTTGAGCAGAGATTTTAACTGTGTTGACATATGGCTCTTTCTATCACACTGAGGCCTGATCGGGAAGCGTTATTCAGGTCAGTCGTTTAATTCTGCTGAAATAGATTGGACCCCGTCCTTCGGCCCTGTCCGGCAGAATGATGTGGCCGAGTGCGCTGTCCTCCACCCATTCCGGGAGATGCCGGGGTTCAGCAGATGATTGGCTGCGGTATGTTCTGTCGTTCCGGGTTATCAGGGTCATCTCCTGTTTCTTGAGCATTCTCATAAAGACACGGTCAATTACTTCGTCATTTTCCAGCCGGGAAAGGGCACAGGTGGAGTACACCACTGTTCCGCCGGGCTTCAGGGTCTTCAGGGCTGAGAGCAGAAAACTGTATGCCTGTTGAGCCAGCCGCTCACTCCTGGATGGACTCCACTCGTCAAGATATTTGGGGTCATTCACCAGATGCCGTTCGCTTGAACAGGGAACATCCAGAAGAACTTTGTCGTATGCATTCTGCTGGTAGAGCCCCCATTTTCCAGCATCATGCCCGGTGATGCTGAGACGGCTTTGAACATGTTCCGGAATAAACCGGCTTATCACCTGCTTCAGTCTGCCTCTTCTGGTCGCCGAACGTTCATTCAGTACAAGGCGGAATGCCTCCCCGGGCAGTAACCCGTTGGATAGAAGATTCGAGAGAATCACCAGACTTTTCCCTCCCGGGGCGGCACAGAGATCGAGAATTTCATCCTGATGTTCCGCTTCAAGATACCTGGCAGGAAACAGGGATGCCTCATCCAGAAAATAGGAGTCAAGCAGTCCGTCTTTCAGTTCATGATGTGTTGGGTCTTCCAGGAGGGCCTGTCTCAGTTCCGGCCATCTGCCCTGAAACATATCCTCATAAAATCGGGAGAACATCTGCTGCCTTGCCGCCCTGTCGATCTTTTTCCGCTTTTTTGCCATCTCTGAAGGAGGGTATCATATAATTGAATGTGAAGAATAGTTGACAGAGCACTTGACGACTTCGTAGTATTTGCAGCAGTACAGGAGGAATAATGGATAGTAAAGCCATACGCGCGCGGGCTCAGGAATATGTTGAACAGGAACAGAATGAGTCATTTCGCAGTGAAGTTGAAGCTCTTCTGAAACAAAACAATGATGATGAACTTTTTGAACGATTTTATACCGATCTGAGCTTCGGAACCGGAGGAATCCGGGGAGTAATGGGCGGAGGATTCAACCGAATGAATCCGCTGGTCATTCAGCGCACAACCCAGGGATTGGCCAATTATCTCCTTGAGCATGGCATTAAGGATCAGCAGGGACGCCTTTCAGTGGCTATTGCCTACGACAGCAGGAACAATTCGCCCCTGTTTTCATCCACTGCGGCTCAGGTTCTGGCTGCCAACGGTATTCATGTCTATCTGTTCAGCTCCCTCCGCCCCACGCCGGAGCTGAGTTTCACCATCCGTGAACTGGGCTGCACCAGCGGTATCGTGTGTACCGCCAGCCACAATCCCAAGAAATACAACGGGTACAAGGTGTATTGGCAGGACGGAGCCCAGATTACGCCCCCCCACGACGCCGGTATTATCTCACAGGTGAAGGCGGTTAACGGCCCTGTCAAATCCATGGATTTCCAGGAAGCGTTGGATAAGGGACTGGTGGAGTATATCGATGCGGATATGGACAACAAGTTTGTGGAGATGGTAAAGCGCCAGGTGGTGCGGCCAGATATGCTCATGAAAGGCCCTCACGATCTGAAGGTGGTGTACACGCCCCTCCACGGCACAGGAACCATGATGATTGAACGGGTAATGAATGAGCTGGGTATATCGGTAAGCATTGTCCCCGAACAGCGGGATCCCGACGGCGATTTTCCCACCGTTGAATTTCCCAATCCCGAAGAGGCAAGTGCGATGAAGCTTGCCCTGGATCTGGCGCGGAAAGAAGATGCCGATCTGGTGATCGGAACGGATCCGGATGCAGACAGGGTTGGAATCGCAGTTAAGTCCGGAAACGATTATGTGCTTCTCAACGGTAACCAGCATGGGGTTCTTCTCACAGATTATATGTACGGGTCCATGAAGGAACTGGGAACTCTTCCTCAGCGTCCTGCCTTCATAAATACCATTGTGAGCACCGATCTTCAGAGGAAAATCGCCGCAAAATACGGCGCCGAGGTGTTCGAAACCCTTACCGGGTTTAAATGGATTGCCTCCAAAATCCGGGAGCTGGAGGAGAATAACGGTCCCCGCTATGTCATGGGCGGCGAGGAAAGCTACGGTTTCATGATCGGTAACGAGGTGCGGGATAAAGATTCGATCTCCGCCACCGTGGTAACCATCGAGATGGCCCTCTATTACCAGCAGAAGGGCAAGAGTCTTCTGGATCGCCTTGATGAGATTCATGGAGAATTCGGGCTGTATCAGGAAACACTGATCAGTAAATATTTCGAAGGTGCAAACGGCGTGGGAATCATGAACGGCATGATGGCCGGCCTCCGGGAGAATCCTCCTGCTGAAATTGCCGGTATAGCCGTGTCGTCTGTACGGGATATTCAGGACGGTACAACCCTGGATATTCAAACCGGCTCCAAAAAGAAGGATATCGATTTACCCTCGTCAAACGTACTTCAGTTTATCCTCTCAGACGGAAGCATCATTTCCGCCAGACCCTCGGGCACCGAACCGAAAATCAAGTTCTATGCGTCGGTGAAGGATGAACCGGGTAAAGATCTGGATGAATCCAGAAAACGGGTTCAGGAAAAAATCGACGGAATTGAATCTTTTATTGAGTCGGTAATAGCAGCGGCAAAAAATTAAAGCAGGGAACGGATGGGGGAGGAGACGGTTTTGGGCTGATCCTCCCTCAACGTCCCTTCCTTCTCCGTTTTGCGGCCTTCATCTCCGTGAAGATCTGGCGGATTTTTACCTCATCCGTGCTGCCCTGTTCCATGGCTTCGTCAAGTCCTTCCAAGTACCGCTCTTCCATATTGTACAGTTCATCTTCAAGGCTCTTGTCCCAGATCCTGTGAATCAGCTTCCTGGGTTCTTCATACAGGGACAGCAGATCCTCGGCTAGCTGGACCGAAAGATACCAGCGCACGTCGTCGATTTCCAGATCATATTCTTTCATCAGTTTTTCACTGTTCAGCATGCAAACCTCCAGTGGCCAAGTATGGTCCAGGGAAGATGAATTTACAAGCCGGCACTTTACCTTCCAATCCGGATATGATAGGTACTTATGCATGGATATGAACGCATCTGTATACGATCTGACATTTGTAGCATTCGATTTTGAAACAACCGGTCTTTATTCCGGAAGCGACAGAATAGTGGAATTCGGAGCGGTGAAATTCAAAGGCAACAGCATTCTCGGCGAGTTCGGTGAACTGGTGAATCCGGGTATTCCAATTCCTGAAGATGCCGCAAAAATATCCGGCATCACCGATGAGATGGTTGCTGCGAAACCCGCCGTTGAGAAGATGCTTGATCCATTTATTGAATTCATCGGGGACAGTATACTTGTGGCTCACAATGCCAGCTTCGATATGGGTTTTCTCAGGGCCGCCTTGGCAGGAAGCGGCAGGAGCGATATCAAGAACTTACTCATAGATACCCAACAGCTGGCAAAACGTGCATATCCCGGCCAAAAGAGTTACTCCCTGCAGAATCTTGCCGGGTTTTTGAACTTTCCCCTGAATACCGCCCATCGCGCAGTTGATGATTCCATCCAGTGCATGAAGCTGTTTAATGCATGCGCCCAGGAGCTGAGCTTTATGGGGGAGATCACCCTCAAAGAGGTGCTGGCCTGAGGCAAAACTGTGCCTGCCCTGACATTCTCAGCGCCCGAGGATTTTCAGAAAATAAAGCTGAATATACTGTTCAAGGTAATTTCGGTCCCTGATGCGGTCGAAGGTTGAGTTACCCGCCAGCCGGTGAGCCAT
It includes:
- a CDS encoding 3'-5' exonuclease; amino-acid sequence: MDMNASVYDLTFVAFDFETTGLYSGSDRIVEFGAVKFKGNSILGEFGELVNPGIPIPEDAAKISGITDEMVAAKPAVEKMLDPFIEFIGDSILVAHNASFDMGFLRAALAGSGRSDIKNLLIDTQQLAKRAYPGQKSYSLQNLAGFLNFPLNTAHRAVDDSIQCMKLFNACAQELSFMGEITLKEVLA
- a CDS encoding phospho-sugar mutase; this translates as MDSKAIRARAQEYVEQEQNESFRSEVEALLKQNNDDELFERFYTDLSFGTGGIRGVMGGGFNRMNPLVIQRTTQGLANYLLEHGIKDQQGRLSVAIAYDSRNNSPLFSSTAAQVLAANGIHVYLFSSLRPTPELSFTIRELGCTSGIVCTASHNPKKYNGYKVYWQDGAQITPPHDAGIISQVKAVNGPVKSMDFQEALDKGLVEYIDADMDNKFVEMVKRQVVRPDMLMKGPHDLKVVYTPLHGTGTMMIERVMNELGISVSIVPEQRDPDGDFPTVEFPNPEEASAMKLALDLARKEDADLVIGTDPDADRVGIAVKSGNDYVLLNGNQHGVLLTDYMYGSMKELGTLPQRPAFINTIVSTDLQRKIAAKYGAEVFETLTGFKWIASKIRELEENNGPRYVMGGEESYGFMIGNEVRDKDSISATVVTIEMALYYQQKGKSLLDRLDEIHGEFGLYQETLISKYFEGANGVGIMNGMMAGLRENPPAEIAGIAVSSVRDIQDGTTLDIQTGSKKKDIDLPSSNVLQFILSDGSIISARPSGTEPKIKFYASVKDEPGKDLDESRKRVQEKIDGIESFIESVIAAAKN
- a CDS encoding DNA-3-methyladenine glycosylase I, giving the protein MNPSILKGSPDPNRCPWCAGSEIYENYHDTVWGVPNFDDRELFAKLCLDGQQAGLSWLTILKKMQNYYRAYDNFNPEKIINYGEKDFTRLLSNPGIIRNKLKIRSIIANSKAFVKMEDDGESLSDFLWGRINYSPIQNHFSVIREIPTETPLSREISKDLKKRGFSFVGPTIVYAFMQAVGMVNDHLTTCFRHSECRNLAEKAAGRSR
- a CDS encoding ATP-dependent helicase encodes the protein MSTQLKSLLNPEQYEAATNLEGPLLIIAGAGSGKTRVITYRITEMLNQGINQSSILALTFTNKAAREMAGRVKELVGRKLPQLTVSTFHSFGVQILKKHITLLGWRENFSIYDTNDQRSLIKECARELKWSLEYLDFGHCMSTFSRIKTRRSKWSDPEIDDSLQPLYEEYQSHRKLYNALDFDDLIRLPIDLFQQHPQVLEEYRKRYKYIMVDEFQDTSIQQYEMMKLLADGSRNICVVGDDDQSIYSWRGANFDNIRNFERDFPELREIKLEQNYRSTGTILDAANHLIKNNKNRKIKALWTGGDGGKPIELYQPQDERAEARFICDMIQTLNLKEQIHYHDISILIRTNALARGIEEELMARNLPYRITGGTSFFERPEVKDMISYLRCLANPDDDISLLRIMNTPRRGIGKKTLEHMTELAQSQGMSLYGAMQALVLANDSPIGKRARADIEDFLELISEFRPKLLSGKDLAQSLRALIAKIDYWGHLVGEHPNNERVAKFKLRNVELFTSSLEQWEKDPDNLSPSVFNYLNRITLAGKDDDDSEEGKVNLMTIHSAKGLEFDVVFIAGVEENIIPHQRSLEENDAGSYEENMEEERRLFYVALTRAKMKLYLTSCQQRKVMRDLMSMTMSPFIEEIPEKLIDIKEPDTEISEEEAHNYFELMKKKFAAVEE
- a CDS encoding protein-L-isoaspartate O-methyltransferase family protein produces the protein MSRTNRQLIRQIYARLESENRPLSARLIRAFELADRRYFVPRSLSPGEIYSDHPIPIGQGQTNSQPFTVAFMLQLLAVEEGNRILDLGSGSGWTTALLSLLCGPSGHVLGMDRVALLLEFARANLREWSEQLGGQTSVSASILSEIKMKIAGFNPGLPGNKFDRILVSASAGQIPDELLNQLASPGIMVIPVGNAIVKIIHSPSGKAHTERYEGFRFVPFIQEQE
- a CDS encoding TatD family hydrolase, whose protein sequence is MQETGTKGRTLLHFIDSHFHILQSENRGFDPSTVVPDAFDSGLRGGMDIAVDLEQIDRRRNYCAEQPGFGYSIGLYPSFSTDPDRSVLLKRLEEELHSRKNDPLLWALGEIGMDFHWDYGSEEMQAELFHAQLELAGKAELPVVIHNREADDAILRVLKSRPTEGIMHCFSSDQHTMKKFLDLGMYISFAGNLTFKKAKEIQEAASMVPLDRVLFETDSPFLTPVPHRGKPNRPANVQHVYEFFSRLRGVPVAQLCDQVRENFTRAVPGYGG
- a CDS encoding tRNA and rRNA cytosine-C5-methylase gives rise to the protein MAKKRKKIDRAARQQMFSRFYEDMFQGRWPELRQALLEDPTHHELKDGLLDSYFLDEASLFPARYLEAEHQDEILDLCAAPGGKSLVILSNLLSNGLLPGEAFRLVLNERSATRRGRLKQVISRFIPEHVQSRLSITGHDAGKWGLYQQNAYDKVLLDVPCSSERHLVNDPKYLDEWSPSRSERLAQQAYSFLLSALKTLKPGGTVVYSTCALSRLENDEVIDRVFMRMLKKQEMTLITRNDRTYRSQSSAEPRHLPEWVEDSALGHIILPDRAEGRGPIYFSRIKRLT